The Dehalococcoidia bacterium genome includes a region encoding these proteins:
- a CDS encoding DUF5615 family PIN-like protein translates to MRIIIDENVSYDLVVKLRGSGDEIISVSELQKSVSDEYVYKLALQHRAILVTRDYHFSNPLRFPAERTEGIIYIRHGNLKSEEETALVDSFLRGNNAEVCKGKLITLYREGFRIR, encoded by the coding sequence GTGAGGATAATTATCGACGAGAACGTTAGCTATGATCTCGTCGTGAAATTACGAGGCAGTGGCGATGAGATAATCTCCGTTTCCGAACTCCAGAAAAGCGTGTCTGATGAGTATGTCTACAAGCTGGCATTACAGCATCGAGCGATCTTGGTAACTAGGGATTATCATTTTAGCAACCCTCTCCGGTTTCCGGCTGAGAGAACAGAAGGCATCATCTATATTCGGCACGGCAATTTGAAGTCGGAAGAAGAAACCGCGCTGGTGGATAGTTTCCTGCGCGGAAATAACGCTGAGGTATGTAAAGGGAAGCTGATAACCCTTTATCGGGAAGGATTTAGAATCCGCTGA
- a CDS encoding DUF433 domain-containing protein has translation MNPRIVSDPNICGGESCVKGTRIPVRVVLSHLAAGEDYESVLRSFPRLEREDILACIEYAAYLSTERVAS, from the coding sequence ATGAATCCAAGGATTGTTTCTGACCCGAATATTTGCGGAGGAGAATCCTGCGTAAAAGGAACCCGTATTCCTGTCCGTGTGGTTTTGAGCCATCTGGCAGCGGGAGAGGACTATGAATCCGTTTTGAGGAGTTTTCCTCGATTGGAGCGGGAGGATATCCTCGCATGTATTGAGTATGCAGCGTACCTATCGACCGAGAGGGTAGCTTCCTAG
- the alaS gene encoding alanine--tRNA ligase, translating to MNSNEIRTAYLKFFEEKGHLVLPSSSLVPHGDPTLLLTTAGMVQIKPYFTGEMVPPNPRLASCQKCFRTTDIDSVGDAGHLTFFEMLGNFSVGDYFKKEAIAWAWELVIDRLHLPKDKLWITVFLDDDEAEQYWLKLGVPQERIVRLGEKSNFWGPAGQTGPCGPCSEIHYDFGKDKGCCKPECNPECSCGRFLEIWNLVFTQFNQDEQGKRHLLPKPNIDTGMGLERIATVMQGKSTVYETDIFRPIIEKVSALSGRKYGESESVTKAMRVVAEHSRAVTFLIADGVIPSNEGRGYVLRRVLRRAALFGRKLGLEEAFLTKMSKVVMDRMGGLYPELATGRDHILKVIEAEETRFDQTLNTGMNLLDEIVSTCKKKGAASISGAEAFKLYDTYGFPVEITMEVAAESGLSVDLEGFNKEMQAQRERAREAQKFGLADKSVQKFWESLDMPETEFVGYDLLSQKTKVLSLIIEGQSVQSAVKGQEVEVILAQTPFYGEMGGQLGDAGQITAPKGRIAVSDAKRPLDGLVMHVGKVEEGSISVGDSVEAKVDLERRLDIARNHTATHLLHAALRKVLGDQVRQGGSLVAPDYFRFDFTHLIALSKEELAQVQYLVNEHIRRNLPVSSCVTTFKKAAAEGALAFFGEKYGEEVRLVQIGDADSGERVSAELCGGTHLNSTGQIGFFHVTSEKSVGSGLRRIEAVTGRAAEKYTEQRFSALQNVADQLETNPSEVAQKVTALLAELSAERKRAKDMEGQLLRKTAEALLQDVKEIDGVKVLAARVSASDEDLLRQTGDFLKDKLGSGVIVLGAVLNGNPRFLAMVTPDMVKKGINAGKIVKQVAQVTGGGGGGRPEMAQAGGKDASKIDEALKLVPKLVAKG from the coding sequence ATGAACAGTAATGAAATCAGAACCGCGTACCTGAAATTCTTTGAGGAGAAGGGCCATCTTGTGCTGCCCAGCTCTTCCCTTGTGCCGCACGGCGACCCAACTCTTTTATTGACCACTGCTGGGATGGTTCAGATCAAGCCCTATTTCACTGGCGAGATGGTCCCGCCCAATCCGCGCCTGGCCTCTTGCCAGAAATGCTTTCGCACCACAGATATCGATTCCGTGGGAGATGCCGGACACCTCACCTTTTTTGAGATGCTGGGCAACTTCAGCGTGGGCGATTACTTCAAAAAGGAAGCCATTGCCTGGGCGTGGGAGCTGGTCATCGATCGCCTGCACTTACCCAAAGATAAGCTCTGGATCACGGTCTTCCTCGATGACGATGAAGCGGAGCAATACTGGCTCAAGCTTGGCGTTCCCCAGGAGCGCATCGTGAGATTGGGTGAGAAGTCCAATTTCTGGGGCCCTGCCGGACAGACCGGTCCCTGCGGACCCTGCAGCGAGATTCATTATGACTTCGGCAAGGATAAGGGTTGCTGCAAGCCCGAGTGCAATCCGGAATGCAGTTGCGGCCGATTCCTGGAGATCTGGAACCTGGTTTTCACCCAGTTCAATCAGGATGAGCAGGGCAAGCGCCACCTGCTGCCCAAACCGAATATCGATACCGGCATGGGGCTGGAGCGCATTGCCACAGTCATGCAGGGCAAATCGACGGTCTACGAAACGGATATTTTCCGTCCGATTATCGAAAAGGTGTCGGCGCTTTCCGGGCGTAAATACGGGGAGAGCGAATCCGTGACGAAGGCTATGCGCGTGGTGGCCGAGCACAGCCGGGCGGTCACTTTCCTCATCGCTGACGGCGTCATCCCCTCCAACGAAGGCCGGGGTTATGTGCTGCGGCGAGTGCTGCGGCGGGCTGCGCTGTTCGGAAGGAAGCTGGGATTGGAAGAGGCTTTCTTGACCAAAATGTCGAAGGTGGTAATGGACCGGATGGGTGGTCTTTATCCGGAGCTGGCTACCGGCCGGGATCATATTCTGAAAGTCATCGAGGCGGAGGAAACCCGATTTGACCAGACTCTGAATACCGGGATGAATTTACTTGATGAGATCGTCTCAACGTGTAAAAAGAAAGGGGCCGCCTCAATTTCCGGCGCAGAGGCTTTCAAGTTGTACGATACTTATGGCTTTCCTGTGGAGATCACCATGGAAGTCGCCGCTGAGTCTGGCCTTTCAGTTGATCTGGAGGGCTTCAATAAAGAGATGCAGGCTCAGCGAGAGCGGGCGCGGGAGGCTCAAAAATTCGGGCTGGCGGATAAATCGGTCCAGAAATTCTGGGAAAGCCTGGATATGCCGGAGACCGAATTCGTGGGATATGATCTTCTCTCACAGAAGACGAAGGTGCTGAGTTTGATTATCGAGGGACAGTCGGTGCAATCGGCTGTGAAGGGCCAGGAAGTAGAAGTGATCCTTGCCCAAACGCCGTTCTATGGAGAGATGGGCGGACAGCTGGGCGATGCCGGTCAGATTACCGCCCCGAAAGGGCGTATCGCCGTATCCGATGCTAAAAGACCTCTTGATGGCCTGGTGATGCACGTCGGCAAGGTTGAAGAGGGCTCCATCTCGGTCGGAGATTCTGTGGAGGCGAAGGTTGATCTGGAGCGTCGGCTGGATATCGCCCGGAACCACACGGCTACTCATCTGCTTCATGCCGCTTTACGGAAAGTTCTGGGTGATCAGGTGCGGCAAGGAGGCTCGCTGGTCGCTCCCGATTATTTCCGCTTCGACTTCACCCATTTAATTGCTTTGAGCAAAGAAGAACTGGCTCAGGTTCAGTACCTGGTGAACGAACACATCCGCCGAAACCTGCCGGTATCTTCTTGCGTAACCACATTCAAAAAAGCTGCCGCCGAAGGGGCGCTGGCGTTCTTCGGGGAAAAGTATGGCGAGGAGGTCAGGCTGGTGCAGATCGGAGATGCCGATTCCGGCGAGCGCGTCAGCGCGGAGCTTTGCGGCGGAACCCATCTCAACAGCACGGGGCAAATCGGCTTTTTTCATGTCACCAGCGAAAAGAGCGTCGGCTCCGGGCTGAGGCGAATTGAAGCCGTAACCGGAAGGGCGGCGGAGAAGTACACGGAGCAGCGTTTCTCTGCACTTCAAAACGTGGCTGATCAATTGGAGACCAACCCTTCAGAGGTTGCCCAGAAAGTGACGGCTCTGCTGGCGGAGCTGAGCGCCGAGCGCAAGCGGGCCAAAGACATGGAAGGCCAGCTTCTGCGCAAGACTGCGGAGGCACTGCTTCAGGACGTCAAAGAAATAGACGGGGTCAAAGTGCTGGCTGCCAGAGTTTCAGCTTCCGATGAAGACCTGCTCCGCCAGACGGGGGATTTCCTGAAGGACAAACTCGGCAGCGGCGTGATCGTTCTGGGGGCGGTCCTCAATGGCAATCCGCGTTTCCTGGCGATGGTTACTCCGGACATGGTCAAGAAAGGGATCAACGCGGGCAAGATCGTTAAGCAGGTGGCGCAGGTGACCGGTGGAGGCGGGGGCGGCAGGCCGGAGATGGCCCAGGCGGGCGGCAAGGATGCCTCGAAAATAGACGAGGCCCTGAAGCTGGTGCCAAAGCTAGTGGCAAAGGGATGA
- a CDS encoding DegV family protein: MPRVGIVTDTGNCLPPEFIREYDIRVAPINVIVNGKTYCDGVDITPDEFYKLQKDPKNTSSTSGIAPGTFMDIFKDLARSTDKILCLPHSSDLGVTYNSLMQAREMAKQELADTIIEVVDTRTVVGAQGMMVLEAARAAHADKSLSEIIETVQDMIPRVKWLMALETLTYLIKGGRAPKFAGTLANLIQMKPVIGMMNLTGILDFSDRVRTTPKAMARLIEITLRYALPDKPAHIIVHYSDDLSKGEKLKEMLAAEFNCAELYMSQVTPMVSCQTGPMVGLSFYF; the protein is encoded by the coding sequence ATGCCTAGAGTAGGGATTGTAACGGATACCGGAAATTGCCTACCTCCGGAGTTTATTAGGGAGTATGATATCCGAGTGGCTCCGATCAATGTGATCGTCAATGGAAAAACCTATTGCGACGGGGTGGATATCACACCAGACGAGTTCTACAAACTGCAAAAGGACCCCAAGAACACTTCTTCGACAAGCGGTATTGCTCCCGGGACTTTTATGGACATCTTCAAAGACCTGGCCAGGAGCACTGATAAAATCTTGTGTTTGCCTCATTCGAGCGATCTGGGAGTGACCTACAACTCGCTGATGCAGGCCAGAGAGATGGCCAAGCAGGAACTGGCCGATACCATCATAGAGGTGGTGGATACTCGAACCGTTGTCGGCGCACAGGGAATGATGGTGCTGGAAGCAGCCCGAGCGGCGCATGCCGATAAGAGCCTCTCCGAGATCATTGAAACCGTTCAGGACATGATTCCGAGGGTAAAGTGGCTGATGGCGCTGGAGACCTTGACCTATCTTATCAAGGGCGGCCGGGCTCCCAAGTTTGCCGGGACGCTGGCCAATCTGATTCAAATGAAGCCGGTTATCGGGATGATGAATTTGACCGGAATCCTTGATTTTTCCGATAGAGTAAGAACCACGCCCAAGGCAATGGCTCGGTTGATTGAGATAACTCTCAGATATGCGCTTCCCGACAAACCGGCGCACATCATCGTTCACTATTCCGACGATCTCAGCAAAGGCGAAAAGCTGAAGGAAATGCTGGCGGCTGAATTCAACTGTGCGGAACTCTATATGAGCCAAGTCACCCCTATGGTTTCCTGCCAGACCGGACCTATGGTCGGTCTGTCTTTTTATTTCTGA
- the fabG gene encoding 3-oxoacyl-[acyl-carrier-protein] reductase: MERELSGRVSLVTGASRGLGKAIALKLASQGSRVAVNYLSNDEAAMQVVSQIEAMGSEVMLVKADVSDSKAVKAMTREIIEKWGHIDILVNNAGITRDGLLPRMSDEAWDTVINTHLRGAYLCTRFALRSMMDRSWGRIINISSVAGVTGSPGQANYSAAKGGLIAFTKSIAREVGSRNITVNAVAPGFIVSDMTSMLHQEIKDSILSRIPLQRFGMADEVAELVAFLAGERAGYITAQVIGIDGGVG; this comes from the coding sequence ATGGAACGAGAACTGAGCGGCAGGGTTTCCCTGGTCACGGGCGCTTCCAGAGGTTTGGGGAAGGCGATTGCCCTCAAGCTGGCTTCTCAGGGCTCCAGAGTGGCGGTCAATTATCTCTCCAATGATGAAGCGGCCATGCAGGTGGTTTCCCAGATCGAAGCAATGGGAAGCGAGGTGATGCTGGTCAAGGCGGATGTCTCCGATAGCAAAGCGGTGAAAGCCATGACCAGAGAAATCATCGAAAAGTGGGGCCACATCGATATTCTGGTCAATAATGCCGGCATAACCAGGGACGGACTCTTGCCCCGAATGTCTGATGAAGCATGGGATACAGTCATCAACACCCATCTGCGAGGCGCTTATCTTTGCACCAGATTTGCGCTGCGATCGATGATGGATCGGTCATGGGGGCGGATTATCAATATCTCCTCGGTTGCCGGAGTAACGGGAAGCCCCGGACAGGCCAACTACTCGGCTGCCAAAGGCGGACTTATTGCTTTCACCAAGAGCATCGCCAGGGAGGTCGGTTCGCGAAACATAACGGTTAATGCGGTTGCCCCCGGTTTCATCGTTTCCGATATGACTTCAATGTTGCATCAAGAGATCAAAGACTCCATTCTCTCCAGAATTCCGCTGCAACGTTTCGGCATGGCAGACGAGGTGGCTGAACTGGTGGCGTTCCTAGCTGGCGAACGGGCGGGCTACATTACGGCTCAGGTGATCGGCATTGACGGCGGCGTCGGATAA
- the fabF gene encoding beta-ketoacyl-ACP synthase II, with protein sequence MGRRVVITGLGVVTPIGLTVEEYWQGLVEGRSGIGPITAFDASKYPVKVAGEVKGFDPAQYMNIKRVDRTSRCTHFAIAATRMAIESAGLEMSKENAQRVGVVIATAGMISLIDEQGEVLRRRGPMRVDPLLIAKMSAHMVPAQVGLEIGAKGPNTSIASACASGSDSIGVAMNYIRFGRADVMITGGAEAQVTPISVASLGIVGALTRSLDPKTACRPFDLNRDGFVIAEGAGILILESYEHAQARGATILAEVGGAGWSFDAFSETAPDPEMEAVAMKLALEDAGVSPEEVDYINAHGTSTKLNDAGETKAVKLVFGKKAYQIPMSANKSMIGHLACAAGSVEAVASVLTIRNGIIPPTINYQTPDPECDLDYVPNTARRQEVNVCLSNSFGLGGQNCSLVIKRA encoded by the coding sequence ATGGGAAGAAGAGTAGTGATAACCGGTTTGGGGGTGGTAACTCCCATAGGTCTGACGGTTGAAGAATACTGGCAAGGGTTGGTGGAGGGCAGATCGGGCATTGGCCCGATCACGGCGTTTGATGCCAGCAAATACCCGGTAAAGGTGGCTGGTGAGGTCAAGGGGTTCGATCCGGCCCAGTACATGAACATCAAGAGGGTTGATCGCACTTCCAGGTGCACCCACTTTGCCATTGCCGCCACCCGGATGGCCATCGAATCGGCCGGGCTGGAGATGTCCAAAGAGAATGCCCAGAGGGTGGGGGTGGTCATCGCCACAGCGGGCATGATATCTCTGATCGATGAACAGGGCGAGGTGCTCAGAAGGCGGGGGCCGATGCGGGTCGACCCTCTGTTGATCGCCAAGATGTCTGCCCACATGGTTCCGGCTCAGGTCGGGCTTGAGATTGGGGCCAAGGGGCCGAATACCAGTATTGCCAGCGCCTGCGCCAGCGGCAGCGATTCCATCGGTGTGGCCATGAATTATATCCGGTTTGGCCGCGCCGATGTGATGATCACCGGGGGAGCAGAGGCGCAGGTAACCCCGATATCTGTGGCCAGTCTGGGCATCGTCGGTGCCCTGACCAGAAGTCTGGACCCGAAAACGGCTTGCCGGCCGTTTGATCTCAATCGAGACGGTTTTGTCATCGCTGAAGGCGCGGGAATATTGATCCTGGAATCATACGAACATGCCCAAGCACGCGGTGCCACGATTCTGGCCGAAGTGGGCGGAGCCGGATGGTCCTTTGATGCCTTCAGTGAAACCGCGCCCGATCCTGAGATGGAGGCCGTGGCGATGAAGCTGGCCCTGGAAGACGCCGGGGTATCGCCGGAGGAAGTCGATTACATCAATGCCCATGGTACCAGCACCAAGCTGAACGATGCCGGTGAGACCAAGGCGGTCAAGCTGGTGTTCGGAAAAAAGGCTTATCAGATACCGATGAGCGCCAATAAATCCATGATCGGGCATCTGGCCTGCGCGGCCGGATCGGTTGAGGCGGTGGCCTCCGTTTTGACGATTCGCAACGGCATCATCCCCCCGACGATCAATTATCAGACCCCTGACCCGGAATGCGATCTCGATTATGTTCCCAACACAGCCCGTCGGCAGGAAGTGAACGTGTGCCTTTCCAACTCCTTCGGCCTCGGCGGGCAGAATTGCAGTCTGGTTATAAAGCGAGCTTAG
- the fabL gene encoding enoyl-[acyl-carrier-protein] reductase FabL, whose product MSSDSLKGKVALITGGSRGIGRAITLRLAAEGADVVINYFRKRDTAEATAEEARKKGVRAHLIKADVGDEEKVSRMFAEITEKFGRLDILISNAASGVARSALDLDTRGWDWAMNINARAFLLCAQKSVPLMKDGGKMISITSLGSRFVLPSYTAIGASKAALETVTRYLAVELAPKGISVNAVAASAVETEAIRILSGGEGLPPVWCRTPVGRMVEPEDIANAVAFLCSDQAFMIRGQVITVDGGSSLVQTIPDKPC is encoded by the coding sequence ATGAGCAGCGATTCTCTTAAAGGGAAAGTAGCCCTGATTACCGGCGGCTCCCGGGGCATCGGTCGGGCGATCACGCTGAGACTCGCTGCCGAAGGGGCCGATGTTGTTATCAACTACTTCCGAAAGCGCGATACGGCTGAGGCCACTGCGGAAGAAGCCCGCAAGAAAGGCGTGAGGGCTCACCTCATCAAGGCGGATGTGGGGGATGAAGAGAAGGTTAGCCGCATGTTCGCCGAAATAACCGAGAAGTTTGGGCGTTTGGATATCCTGATCAGCAATGCCGCCTCCGGTGTGGCTCGCTCCGCTCTGGACTTGGATACGCGCGGCTGGGACTGGGCGATGAACATTAATGCTCGAGCCTTTCTGCTCTGCGCCCAGAAGTCGGTGCCGCTGATGAAAGACGGGGGCAAGATGATCAGCATCACCAGCTTGGGTTCCCGCTTTGTTTTGCCTTCCTATACAGCCATCGGTGCTTCCAAGGCAGCTCTGGAAACCGTCACCCGATATCTCGCTGTTGAGCTTGCTCCAAAGGGCATTTCGGTGAACGCAGTTGCCGCCAGCGCTGTGGAAACCGAAGCTATCAGGATTCTCTCCGGTGGAGAAGGGCTTCCCCCTGTGTGGTGCCGTACCCCGGTGGGGCGGATGGTCGAGCCGGAAGATATCGCCAATGCCGTGGCGTTTCTCTGCAGCGATCAGGCATTCATGATCCGAGGACAGGTGATAACCGTGGATGGCGGTTCCTCCCTGGTGCAGACGATTCCGGATAAGCCTTGTTAG
- a CDS encoding acyl carrier protein — MSIEETVKKTVLKIVRKEGFDFKPTTTFKDLEADSLDVVQILVALEDSFNIEIPDEDLKAIANMGDIIAYVERKVAEKG; from the coding sequence ATGTCGATTGAAGAGACCGTCAAGAAAACCGTCCTCAAGATCGTGCGCAAAGAGGGGTTTGATTTTAAACCGACCACTACCTTTAAGGACCTGGAAGCCGATTCTCTGGATGTCGTCCAGATACTGGTGGCCCTGGAAGATAGTTTCAATATTGAAATACCGGATGAAGACCTGAAGGCCATCGCCAATATGGGCGATATCATCGCTTATGTTGAACGCAAGGTTGCTGAGAAGGGATGA
- the plsX gene encoding phosphate acyltransferase PlsX, protein MKVAIDAMGGDYAPEEIVKGAILGTREQGVGVILVGPEQLIARELANQGGCSSIEIVATNEYLQEGEHPAFALRTKRNASIAVATRLVKEGKADAVIGAGPTGGVVAAALQILGSMEGIARPVVGGNFLAFAPNTVLMDVGGNVDCRPDQLLDFAIVGAVYTRKVLGIENPTVALLSNGAEEGKGNEHVREAYALFKKSGLNFIGNVEGSDLPLGRANVIVCDGFVGNVLVKFCESLGRTVAGWLEAELEGKLPRNEVKELADKLVLATNQADASGGGPLWAVNGVAIVAHGRSKAVEIARAIAQAKAAVEMDLVGALRSELAAARSKVQ, encoded by the coding sequence ATGAAGGTAGCCATTGACGCCATGGGCGGCGATTATGCCCCTGAAGAGATTGTGAAAGGGGCGATTCTTGGCACCAGGGAGCAAGGGGTTGGAGTTATCCTTGTCGGCCCGGAGCAATTGATTGCACGTGAGCTTGCCAATCAGGGTGGGTGTAGCAGCATTGAAATCGTGGCGACGAATGAGTACCTGCAGGAAGGCGAGCATCCCGCTTTTGCTCTGCGCACCAAACGAAATGCCTCGATTGCGGTAGCCACCAGGCTGGTGAAAGAAGGGAAGGCCGATGCAGTCATCGGTGCGGGACCAACAGGTGGGGTGGTCGCCGCCGCGCTTCAGATTCTGGGCAGTATGGAGGGAATAGCGCGCCCGGTGGTTGGCGGGAATTTCCTGGCTTTTGCGCCGAATACGGTGTTGATGGACGTAGGCGGGAATGTGGATTGCCGACCGGATCAGCTCCTCGATTTTGCCATCGTTGGAGCCGTCTATACTCGGAAAGTATTGGGTATCGAGAATCCCACGGTGGCGCTCTTGAGCAACGGGGCAGAGGAAGGCAAGGGTAACGAGCATGTCAGAGAAGCCTACGCCCTGTTTAAGAAATCGGGGCTTAATTTTATCGGTAATGTCGAAGGATCCGATCTGCCTCTGGGGCGGGCGAATGTGATCGTTTGCGATGGTTTTGTGGGCAATGTTCTGGTTAAGTTTTGTGAATCTCTGGGGAGGACGGTTGCCGGATGGCTTGAGGCCGAACTGGAAGGCAAATTACCCCGGAACGAAGTCAAAGAGCTGGCCGATAAGCTGGTCCTGGCCACCAATCAGGCCGATGCTTCCGGGGGGGGCCCCTTGTGGGCGGTTAACGGGGTAGCCATTGTGGCTCATGGGCGAAGCAAGGCTGTCGAGATCGCCCGGGCCATTGCCCAAGCAAAAGCGGCCGTGGAGATGGACCTTGTGGGCGCTCTCAGGAGCGAGCTTGCTGCGGCTCGCAGCAAAGTGCAATAA
- a CDS encoding MaoC family dehydratase: MEHEAMLKISEWEEGMVLGLITRDILQENINLYAEASRDFNPIHIDQDFARQTPLGGTIAHGMLIMAYVSHLMTMTFGRVWLTGGRLDIRFKSPARPGDTVTVSGKVRQIERNGSRVVIKCEVLCQNQKGESIVSGEAVLKTEEP; encoded by the coding sequence ATGGAACACGAGGCCATGCTGAAGATATCGGAGTGGGAAGAAGGAATGGTCCTTGGGCTGATCACCCGGGACATCCTCCAGGAGAACATCAACCTCTATGCCGAGGCCAGCCGGGATTTCAATCCCATCCACATCGATCAAGACTTTGCCCGTCAGACTCCCCTGGGAGGCACGATTGCCCATGGCATGCTGATCATGGCTTACGTTTCGCACCTGATGACGATGACCTTCGGGCGGGTGTGGCTCACCGGCGGCCGTCTGGACATCCGCTTCAAATCCCCTGCCCGGCCAGGCGATACCGTCACGGTGAGCGGCAAAGTGCGTCAGATTGAACGAAACGGCAGCCGGGTTGTCATCAAGTGCGAGGTCCTTTGCCAGAATCAAAAAGGGGAATCCATTGTCAGCGGAGAAGCGGTGCTCAAGACGGAGGAGCCATGA
- a CDS encoding MaoC family dehydratase N-terminal domain-containing protein → MVSRIRWLDISFKVLYNRRKVMTNPFMLPPEKKVEFHQIEVGYQFPPASINLEASRIALYLGAVGETSNLYQETSLVPPSAIAACAQAALAEKIVLLPGTIHISQELEFVGIARVCDTLTSRARVSRKQERGKMRLLNIDIEVLDRDSKTIMKGKSSFILPQSD, encoded by the coding sequence ATGGTGTCAAGGATACGCTGGCTTGACATCAGCTTCAAGGTTCTCTACAATCGGCGTAAGGTCATGACAAATCCATTCATGCTGCCTCCGGAAAAGAAGGTTGAATTTCACCAGATAGAGGTGGGGTACCAATTCCCTCCGGCGAGCATCAACCTGGAGGCGTCAAGGATCGCCCTCTATTTGGGAGCCGTAGGCGAGACCAGCAATTTGTATCAGGAAACGTCACTCGTTCCCCCTTCAGCCATAGCTGCCTGCGCTCAGGCGGCGCTTGCCGAGAAGATCGTGTTGCTTCCGGGAACCATCCATATCTCTCAGGAACTCGAATTCGTGGGGATTGCACGGGTGTGCGATACGCTCACCAGCCGCGCGCGGGTGAGCCGGAAGCAGGAGCGGGGGAAGATGCGTCTCCTTAATATAGATATTGAAGTTCTTGACCGGGACTCTAAAACGATAATGAAGGGCAAGAGCAGTTTCATCCTGCCCCAGTCTGATTAG
- a CDS encoding bifunctional riboflavin kinase/FAD synthetase: protein MSVADELAAIQPAREMALTIGVFDGVHPGHQHLINRLKEKSVEMGLLSGVITFSWHPKALLAPQTELPYLTSLEERIRLIKALGIDHVIVLSFTSELSQLTAREFVILMQKHLKMRALVIGPDFALGKGREGNFDYLSSLGKELNFTVDAVHPIKLGEKVISSTAIRRALAKGDVENVSQLLGRRFRLSGTVVHGDHRGGKLLGFPTTNLSVVSNSALPADGAYVTLAHTGRKTHKAVTNIGVRPTFGKSARTIETHILDFKGNLYDHAFSIEFVKRLRGEIKFDSLDKLKEQIRTDILTARSTKIERSAGYSR, encoded by the coding sequence ATGAGTGTAGCAGACGAATTAGCCGCAATTCAACCGGCGCGAGAAATGGCTCTGACCATCGGAGTTTTCGATGGCGTTCACCCGGGACACCAACACCTCATCAACCGATTGAAAGAGAAATCGGTTGAAATGGGTCTCTTGAGCGGCGTTATCACCTTCAGCTGGCATCCCAAAGCACTTCTAGCCCCGCAGACAGAGCTGCCCTATCTGACCAGTCTGGAGGAGCGGATCCGGCTCATCAAGGCGCTGGGAATCGATCACGTTATCGTTCTATCCTTCACGTCCGAACTCTCCCAGCTCACAGCGCGGGAGTTTGTCATATTGATGCAAAAGCACCTCAAGATGCGCGCCCTGGTGATCGGCCCTGATTTTGCTCTCGGCAAAGGCCGCGAGGGGAACTTCGACTATCTCAGTTCCCTGGGAAAAGAGCTCAACTTCACCGTAGACGCCGTTCACCCCATCAAGCTGGGTGAAAAGGTCATCAGCAGCACGGCCATCCGCCGAGCGCTGGCCAAGGGCGATGTAGAGAATGTGTCCCAGTTGCTGGGCAGGCGCTTTCGGCTGAGCGGAACGGTTGTTCACGGGGATCATCGCGGCGGCAAGCTCCTGGGATTTCCGACCACCAATCTGAGCGTTGTCAGCAACAGCGCGCTACCGGCCGATGGCGCCTACGTCACACTGGCTCACACCGGCAGAAAGACTCATAAAGCGGTGACCAACATCGGGGTGAGGCCAACTTTCGGCAAAAGCGCTCGAACCATTGAAACCCATATCCTCGATTTCAAAGGCAATCTCTACGATCATGCCTTCAGCATCGAATTCGTCAAGCGGCTCCGGGGAGAGATCAAGTTCGACTCCCTGGATAAACTCAAGGAACAAATCAGGACCGATATTTTGACGGCAAGGTCAACGAAAATCGAAAGATCAGCAGGATACAGCCGATGA